From one Agathobaculum sp. NTUH-O15-33 genomic stretch:
- the xylB gene encoding xylulokinase, which translates to MEYLLGIDIGTSGTKTALFDTAGKLVASKTYEYPMAQPKNGWAEQDPRDWWRAAVQGIRGVLRESGAKPESIRGVGLSGQMHSLVLLDEHDEVLRPAILWCDQRTAAECDEIHETIGKSRLIELTANPALTGFTSGKILWVRRHEPELFKKCRRILLPKDYIRLKLTGEYATEVSDASGMGLLDVPHRRWSDEVLQKLGINQDLLCRVYESPEVTGTVTKRAAEETGLAAGTIVVGGAGDNAAAAVGTGVVTDGKAFATIGTSGVVFAHTDKLSIDPAGRVHTFCCAVPGAWHVMGVTLAAGASLQWFRNQLCGDIIEMAKERQIDPYVLMDQMAEAVPIGAERLLFLPYLMGERTPHLDPDCRGAFVGLSAIHTRAEMIRAVMEGVTYSLRDCAEILREMGVASERIVACGGGSLSPLWRGMLANVLRCEVSTAASREGPALGVALLAGVGAGLYESVPAACEAVIRTESPLRPEAEAAGRYEAYYQVYRSLYPALRDSYAALAKL; encoded by the coding sequence ATGGAGTATCTTCTTGGCATCGATATCGGCACCTCGGGGACAAAGACGGCGCTGTTCGATACGGCGGGCAAGCTGGTCGCGTCTAAAACCTATGAATACCCGATGGCGCAGCCGAAAAACGGCTGGGCCGAGCAGGACCCGCGCGATTGGTGGCGGGCCGCCGTGCAGGGCATCCGCGGCGTGCTGCGCGAATCCGGCGCCAAACCGGAGAGCATTCGCGGCGTCGGCCTTTCCGGGCAGATGCACTCGCTCGTCCTCTTGGACGAGCACGACGAGGTGCTGCGCCCGGCCATTCTCTGGTGCGACCAGCGAACGGCGGCGGAGTGCGACGAGATTCACGAGACCATCGGCAAAAGCCGCCTGATCGAGCTGACCGCCAACCCGGCGCTCACGGGCTTTACCTCGGGCAAAATTCTCTGGGTGCGGAGGCACGAACCCGAGCTGTTCAAGAAATGCCGCCGCATCCTGCTGCCCAAGGACTATATCCGCTTAAAGCTCACGGGCGAGTACGCGACCGAGGTGTCGGACGCTTCCGGCATGGGGCTTTTGGACGTGCCGCACCGCCGCTGGTCGGACGAGGTGCTGCAAAAGCTGGGGATTAATCAGGACCTGCTTTGCCGCGTCTACGAAAGCCCGGAGGTCACCGGCACGGTGACGAAGCGGGCGGCGGAGGAGACCGGCCTTGCGGCGGGCACCATCGTCGTCGGCGGCGCGGGCGATAACGCGGCCGCCGCCGTGGGAACCGGCGTTGTCACGGACGGCAAAGCCTTTGCGACCATCGGCACCTCGGGCGTGGTGTTCGCCCATACGGATAAGCTCTCCATCGATCCGGCGGGCCGGGTGCACACCTTCTGCTGCGCGGTTCCCGGCGCGTGGCACGTGATGGGCGTCACGCTGGCCGCCGGGGCTTCGCTGCAATGGTTCCGCAACCAGCTCTGCGGGGACATCATTGAAATGGCAAAGGAGCGGCAGATCGACCCCTATGTGCTCATGGACCAAATGGCGGAAGCCGTGCCCATCGGCGCGGAACGCCTGCTGTTCCTGCCCTACCTGATGGGCGAGCGCACGCCGCATCTCGACCCGGACTGCCGGGGCGCGTTTGTCGGCCTTTCGGCCATCCACACGCGGGCGGAGATGATTCGCGCCGTGATGGAGGGCGTGACCTATTCGCTGCGCGACTGCGCGGAGATCCTGCGCGAAATGGGCGTGGCGAGCGAGCGCATCGTCGCCTGCGGCGGCGGCAGCCTGTCGCCCCTGTGGCGCGGCATGCTGGCCAACGTGCTGCGGTGCGAGGTATCGACCGCGGCGAGCCGCGAGGGCCCGGCGCTCGGCGTGGCGCTGCTCGCGGGCGTGGGCGCGGGGCTGTATGAAAGCGTGCCCGCCGCGTGCGAAGCGGTCATTCGCACCGAATCGCCGCTCCGGCCCGAAGCGGAAGCCGCGGGGCGTTACGAGGCGTATTATCAAGTATACCGTTCGCTTTATCCCGCGCTGCGCGATAGCTACGCGGCGCTGGCAAAGCTTTAA
- a CDS encoding DUF4867 family protein — protein MELQSVFSEAFAPYGRVVSGVNVSELRETLRRETEKPEAGTLYEPSVAALEKLPVFGILQNSVYGGQPIQIGCCNGTNTKLNCLEYHRSSEINIPDDDMVFLLARQQEIKGGKLSTGRVEAFRAPAGAVVELYATTLHYAPCDGARGKGFRVAVVLPRGTNTEKPAQMAGGGEEDRRLWANNKWLLAHPDSAEAGQGAYVGLTGENLDIASDL, from the coding sequence ATGGAACTGCAAAGCGTATTCAGCGAAGCCTTCGCGCCCTATGGGCGCGTGGTAAGCGGCGTCAATGTGAGCGAGCTGCGCGAGACCCTGCGCCGCGAGACCGAAAAACCGGAGGCGGGCACCCTGTACGAGCCCTCGGTCGCGGCGCTGGAAAAGCTGCCGGTGTTTGGAATTCTGCAAAACAGCGTGTACGGCGGCCAGCCGATCCAGATCGGCTGCTGCAACGGAACGAATACCAAGCTGAACTGTCTGGAATACCACCGATCGAGCGAAATTAACATCCCGGACGACGACATGGTCTTTCTGCTCGCGCGCCAGCAGGAGATAAAGGGCGGCAAGCTTTCCACCGGCAGGGTGGAAGCGTTCCGCGCGCCGGCGGGCGCGGTGGTGGAGTTGTATGCGACCACGCTGCACTACGCGCCGTGCGACGGCGCGCGCGGCAAGGGTTTCCGCGTGGCGGTCGTGCTGCCGCGCGGCACCAATACGGAAAAGCCCGCGCAGATGGCCGGGGGCGGGGAAGAGGACCGTCGACTTTGGGCGAACAATAAATGGCTGCTCGCCCACCCGGACAGCGCGGAAGCCGGGCAGGGCGCGTATGTGGGCCTGACCGGTGAAAATTTGGATATTGCATCCGATCTTTAG